The Nitrospira sp. sequence CGTTATCCGGGGGAAAGAATCCGGCCATACATCGGGGCCGGCATCGGCTGGTCCCACGGGACACTCATCAACCCAAACATTGCGGGGCGAGATGATAAGGACTTTGACTCAGCCCGCGCCTTTACCTATCAATTTCTGGGTGGAATACAACTCCTTCTCAGTCCCAAGGTCCATCTATTCGGTAGCAACCGGTCTTATCCCGTCTTTCTGTTCGGTGAGTACCGGTATCTTTCATCCGACTATCATTGGGACGCATTGGCCATTGATTTTCGTACTCACTATGGATTAGTGGGCGTAGGACTGCGGTTTTAAGATCTCACTCACCTCCAGTTAGAAACAATGCCTTCACCGGAGAGCGACGTGGTCACCCACCGGCAGCTGCATGGGAAATCGGCAACAGGACAAGATGAGTGTTCAGGCGGCGACGGCTTCGGAGTGTGCATGACCGAATGAAATAAGAGCAAGCTCAGCTGTCGGCAGGAGTTCGTCCTTCCCGTTCTTCGAGGAGTGCTTCCAGCTCGGCGACCACTTCGAGGTCGCGAGGCCTTCCGGCTGCGCGCTTCACTTCGATCAAGCGCTTGAGCCCGAGACATCGACAAGTTGCGCCAAACACGGTGATGGTGATCGTATGCGGAATCAAATCCTCGTAGCGACCTCCTTCGGGAATCTCGCCGAAAAGGTCAAGAGCGCCAAGTTCGGTCGTGAGTGTGAAATTCAGGCCGCGTTGAATTGTCGCAGCATCCAACTGAAAGGGTAGCCCTGGCGGGGCTCCTCGAAGGTAAGGTTTGTAAGGAACGAGACAGGCTGCCAGGCTGGCCATGTTCTTGGGCGTGCGGCCATAGACGATATCGAGATCTTCAGTCAGCCGCGCTGATCCGTGCGTGGTCGCGGCCGCTCCTCCGATAATGATGAAGTCGATGTTGTGCTTGACGAGGAGTCGAATGAGCGTGGCGAAATCCGTCATGAGGCACTGCGCGAGCGGGCTTTCCGCAGCTCGGTCGCCAGCCGTTGGAGCTCGCACAACTTCAGGAATCGTTGCTCGACCGTGAGCTTCAAGTTTTCTCGAAGCAATGAACGATCGATATCGCGTTTATACGCTTCGATCACCGGATCCGGCTGAAGCGCTCTCGCGCTTTTCTGTTCGGTCGTTCTATTAGATTTTTCTGGCATGCCCATCTTGTTAGATAAAGTCTAGCACTTCCATTCGCGTGGCTTCAACGCAGGCGCCGCTCCCAATCTCTCATCCCCTCACCCACTATTTGGCGGAGACTCGGGATGTCGGCCCATGGAATGAAACTTCACAGCACGGTCGGCCAGTGTGACATGGTAGCCGCTGACCTGGTCTTGGCTGATCGTGAGGAGTCCAACCCTTCGTGGCAGCTTGAACCGTTTCGGGCCCGCTGAGCCTGGATTGAACAACAGCATGTCCCCGAGCCATTCATTCTTCGGCTGATGGGTGTGGCCGAAGATGCAGATGTCCGGTCGAGTACGATCCATAAAAGCCCGTCCTTCCTTCGTTAATTTTCCCCCTTCATACAGAATATGGCGAATGGCAATTCTAAAACCAGCCAACTCAATCATTATTTCTGGTGGGAAGCCGCTCTCTTCGTATTCATCGACATTGCCTGAAACCGCCGTCACAGGAGCAATAGCCTCAAGCTGTTCGATGACGGATTGCTTGCCGATGTCGCCGGCATGGAGGATGTGATCAACGCCGTTGAAATGTCTCACGATCGCCGGATCGAACAGGCCGTGGGTATCGGCGATGACGCCGATGTGCTTTTCATCTTTTCGTCTAGCAGTGGGTGCCAATTCTGGAACTCCTATAGTTCAGAAGGTACCAGTCCCCAAACGCCCACCTCGACCGGAGAGCATGAATCGCTTTCTTATACGTATCTACCGCGCCTTCCGGTACAGGCAACTTAGCCACCTTCCTACTCCGGCTTCTTCATGCTCTCACCAGAACAGAACAATGGAAGTATAGCTACAATACTAGCCAACTTTTCTCTTGCTCTATTGGCAAATGAGATTATACTGCGCCGAACGAAGTGCGATCCTGATTACTTGGCAAATTGCCAAGGACGTTGAACGTGGACAGTCCGTCGATCCAATAGTCCAGGCCGCACTTGGAATGATGTATTTTTCGAGATATTGAACCTATCGGAGCAATCGTTGTTGAGGCCTCGTAAATCCCTCATTCCCCTTCTGCTGGTCTGCCTTCTGTCATCAAGCTGCTCCGTCATTATGGCCGCGAGCCGTTCTAGCTACAGAGGTGATGTCAACGTCATCCAACTCGGTGTTCAACGATCCGTGGTAATCGCTGAGCTCGGCCAACCTGACAACTTTACAACGCTCGAGAACGGCGGATACGATGACCGGTATGTGTTGGATCCTGACGCTCACAGAGGCGTGACCAAATTTTTCACCGCGCTATTCTACGCAGCTGGGGACTTCTTCACCCTCTTCCTTACTGAGCTTCTCTTCACCCCGGCTGAGATCGCCATGAAAGACAGGATCGTCGTTTACCACCTCACATACGGTCCGGATCAAAAACTGATGACGCTTGAGAAGCTCAAGCCCTGAATCCTCCTGTTCCTTGCAGAAGTTTGCAATGGGCTGAATATTCCCTTTCATTTCTCGCGTACGGTCTTCCATTCAAACGAGAACGGTACCGCCTCTCTCCGAGGCAGTGAGGCCAGTTCTGTCCTCAACCGCTCGGCGCGTGCTGCGCTCATCGGATGGGTGGAAAGCCACTCGACCCGTGCCTCATCTTTCTCCGCCAACCGTTGGAAGAAGGTGATCATGCCGGACGGATCGATTTTAGCCCGGTAAAGGAGCTGAAGGCCGGTCAGGTCCGCCTCCGTTTCCTGGGCCCGGCCGAACTTCAACGTCATCAATTCAACACCGAGCTGCTTCATGACTCCACTTAGCCCGTGCTGGTTTCCCAGCACGATCGACACGACGGCCACAAAGCCCAACTGCTTGACGATACGTTCGAGTCCGTGCCGCTGCAGCACATGGTTCAGCTCATGGGCTAATACGCCCGCCACTTCTTCCGGGCTTTCCGCTTTTTTCATCAATCCTGTGAACACGACGATATACCCACCGGGGAGGGCAAAGGCATTCACCACGTCGCTCTTCACGACGGTGATCTCGAATCGGTAAGGGTTCTCCGGAATCTGGTCGGTCAGACGATGGGTCATCTCGGTGACAGCGGCCACGACGGGGCCTTCTTTCATAACCTCTTGACGAGCAAGAAAGTCATGATAGGCAGACTCGCCCAGCTTCCGCTCCCACTCGATCGGGATTCGATCGACGGCAAGTTCTACCAGCAGGTCGCTCCCAAACCAAAGTCCCAGCACCGAGGCCAGGAGCGCCCCTCCAACGATAGTCCACATGATCCGGCGCCGTTGCCGCACCTGACGAACCTGTTCCGCCGCTTGTTCAAGCGGTATCGTCAAGTGATCAGGCGCCGCTTGCCGGAAGACACGAATCACGTCGGGGTTTTTGAGATACAGCGTCCGCTGTCCTGTCGGCCCCCTCCATGTCGCGACGAGCTGGTCATGATCCAATCCACCTGCTGAAACGGTCAGTTCTGCAAATGGCACGGATTCCGAACGGCGCTCGCCTGCATCACGATCCGAGAGAAAAGTCATCGTGAGGCCATGTCCTTCGACATGGACAAGACAGGGCATACCAGTGGCAGGGAATTCATCACCAAAACAGAGCGCGTTGGGCTGGAAGGACATGGGATGCGTCAAACGTCGCTCGTCATTCGAAGAACGAAGATAATTTTGTCGTATCCATTCATCACATGTGATGGTTGACGACTGAGGTCCTTATCACTCGGTGACAGGAATGAACTGCCGTACCCACGCGCCGAAGCCGCCCGGATTGCGGCTCTGAATGAACACAAGACCCGGTCCACGGAACCGGCAGACAAAACCCTCGCCCGACGTGAAGCTGGCGACCCATCCCGAAGTGGCCTTTTCGATGTTGTACGAGGTAGTGGTGGACCAAGCCACTAGATGGCTATTGTCCACGATATATTCCTGCCCCGGTTTCAACTCGATCTTGTGAACGGCGCCGAAGCTGTTCAGGAGGAGCATTCCCTTCCCGCTCATTTTGAGGATGAAGAATCCCTCTCCGCCCAACAGTCCGCGGCTCATACTCTGCATCTGACTATCGATCATAACCCCATCGGCACCCGCCAGAAATCCATCCTTCTGCACCATATACTCGCTGACACCATCGAGCTCGAGAACGACGATTTCGCCCGGCACTGTCGGCGCAAGCAACACCTCCCCGGCACCCCGACTGGCACGCAACGTCTGGAAGAAAAACTTCTCTCCTGTCAGAAACTTTCGTGAGAGCGCTCCGAGAAACCCTCCCTCCATTTTGCTTTCAATGTCGATGGTCGGTGAGCAGGCGACCATCGCACCTGACTCAGCCTTGATATGCTCTCCCTCTGCTAACTCAACACGCACCATCGGAAACGCACCGGGATACAAGATCTCGCTTTTCATCCTGCTTCTCCTTTATTCTTTTCACATTATCCATCCACGAATGGAGCAGATCGATGTCTCGTTGCGCGCATGCACCGAGCACCTCCCGCTATCTAGGTCTACAATCATTCCTGCGTGCGCGGTGCGCGAGCAGAAGACACGACCTGCTCCGTCCGCTCATCCCGCCACCCATCCATACACTCTTCGGCTTGGCTCAGGCCCCTCTTCCAGATAGCTCATTCTGAGCCGACCTAGGGCGTCGGTCGGCACCTGGCGCCGTTTTGCCTCGACATCGACCCCAAACACTCTGGCCGAGTTTAACCCCAAAACCTGTTCCTTCGCCCGCCTCGTCAGAGGCTGATACTGATGATTCTCGATCAATTCCTCAGGGATCTGAAATCGCCGAAACGCCTCGATCTGCCATTGCGGTGTTCCATACCAGATGGAATCTGTACCCCACAGTACGTGATCAGCCCCGAACGAGCGGATAATTTGTCCCAGCAGATGCGCACAGATCAACGGATGGGTCGTCACCAATTGCGCGAAGGTCGAACCCAACTCCATATAGATATTAGAAATGCCCGGCTCCACTTCTTTCATCCGGCAGAACTCGGTCGTCCACGGGATCTCGCCGGTCTTCGCAAATATCTGATCGATCGATGCCACGCCTCGGAACCCGGAGTGATACACCAAAAAGTTGAGATCTGGAAAGTCCTTGGCCGCCTTGATCAGATCCCTTGGATGGTTATAGTCCGGCACGGGCCCGAGGGGCAGCCCCTTGTGGACACATATCCGCTTCA is a genomic window containing:
- a CDS encoding metallophosphoesterase family protein, translating into MAPTARRKDEKHIGVIADTHGLFDPAIVRHFNGVDHILHAGDIGKQSVIEQLEAIAPVTAVSGNVDEYEESGFPPEIMIELAGFRIAIRHILYEGGKLTKEGRAFMDRTRPDICIFGHTHQPKNEWLGDMLLFNPGSAGPKRFKLPRRVGLLTISQDQVSGYHVTLADRAVKFHSMGRHPESPPNSG
- a CDS encoding M48 family metallopeptidase — protein: MSFQPNALCFGDEFPATGMPCLVHVEGHGLTMTFLSDRDAGERRSESVPFAELTVSAGGLDHDQLVATWRGPTGQRTLYLKNPDVIRVFRQAAPDHLTIPLEQAAEQVRQVRQRRRIMWTIVGGALLASVLGLWFGSDLLVELAVDRIPIEWERKLGESAYHDFLARQEVMKEGPVVAAVTEMTHRLTDQIPENPYRFEITVVKSDVVNAFALPGGYIVVFTGLMKKAESPEEVAGVLAHELNHVLQRHGLERIVKQLGFVAVVSIVLGNQHGLSGVMKQLGVELMTLKFGRAQETEADLTGLQLLYRAKIDPSGMITFFQRLAEKDEARVEWLSTHPMSAARAERLRTELASLPRREAVPFSFEWKTVREK
- a CDS encoding TIGR00266 family protein — encoded protein: MKSEILYPGAFPMVRVELAEGEHIKAESGAMVACSPTIDIESKMEGGFLGALSRKFLTGEKFFFQTLRASRGAGEVLLAPTVPGEIVVLELDGVSEYMVQKDGFLAGADGVMIDSQMQSMSRGLLGGEGFFILKMSGKGMLLLNSFGAVHKIELKPGQEYIVDNSHLVAWSTTTSYNIEKATSGWVASFTSGEGFVCRFRGPGLVFIQSRNPGGFGAWVRQFIPVTE